In one Mauremys mutica isolate MM-2020 ecotype Southern chromosome 3, ASM2049712v1, whole genome shotgun sequence genomic region, the following are encoded:
- the TTC32 gene encoding tetratricopeptide repeat protein 32, which yields MEQEPARETPDLLSAAHAQFREQRFGAAEALYSRFVAQCERSSAGPAPARKCLTHDLATAFNNRGQIKYMRVDFYEAMDDYTSAIQTQPDFEVPYYNRGLILYRLGYYDEALKDFKKVLALNPEFEDASLSLKQTILDKEEKQRRTY from the exons ATGGAGCAGGAGCCGGCTCGCGAGACCCCGGACCTGCTGTCGGCCGCGCACGCGCAGTTCCGGGAGCAGCGGTTCGGGGCTGCGGAGGCGCTGTACAGCCGCTTCGTCGCGCAGTGCGAACGCTCCtctgccggccccgcccccgcccg GAAATGCCTCACCCATGATCTCGCCACTGCATTCAACAACAGGGGACAAATTAAGTACATGCGAGTTGACTTCTATGAAGCAATGGATGACTACACATCAGCCATACAAACCCAACCTGATTTTGAAGTCCCATATTATAACAGAGGATTAATACTGTACAGGCTAG GATACTATGATGAGGCTTTGAAAGATTTCAAGAAAGTTTTAGCATTAAACCCTGAGTTTGAAGATGCTTCCTTGAGTCTAAAACAGACTATTCTtgacaaagaagaaaaacaaaggagGACATATTAA